Proteins from a single region of Lysinibacillus sp. JNUCC-52:
- a CDS encoding histidine kinase: MKHVKGRLDESILVCVYYGLNGERLIRRGHKMAMMLDCPLYILSVDSQPIDAFDAEKSGYIEQWKDLAEELDVEKFILLDNEKRPIQKVIAEVAKNYGISQIIVGQSAQSRWEEITKGSFLNVLLKEVPFVDFHIVAVQRPTEDDTYDTYEKGVRAYLIKDQDNFKVAFTCPRHVSIEGIFFKEIGTDFDNGIFKFTYNDKMHEIHITEGLVNDKEKLPAEFTSPLQQ; the protein is encoded by the coding sequence ATGAAGCATGTTAAAGGGAGATTAGACGAAAGTATTTTAGTTTGTGTCTACTATGGGCTAAATGGGGAACGCTTAATTCGCCGCGGTCATAAAATGGCCATGATGCTCGATTGCCCACTCTATATTCTTTCGGTCGATTCACAACCCATCGATGCCTTTGATGCTGAAAAATCTGGTTATATCGAACAGTGGAAAGACCTAGCGGAAGAACTTGATGTTGAAAAATTCATTTTACTAGATAACGAAAAACGTCCTATCCAAAAAGTCATTGCTGAAGTGGCAAAAAATTATGGCATTTCTCAAATCATTGTCGGTCAAAGTGCACAAAGTCGTTGGGAGGAAATAACAAAGGGCTCCTTCCTGAACGTCCTATTAAAAGAGGTTCCTTTTGTAGATTTCCACATTGTAGCTGTCCAACGTCCCACGGAAGATGACACCTATGATACATATGAAAAAGGTGTACGTGCCTATTTAATTAAAGATCAGGACAATTTTAAAGTAGCTTTTACTTGTCCACGCCATGTTTCAATCGAAGGGATTTTCTTTAAGGAAATTGGCACTGATTTTGATAATGGGATATTCAAATTCACTTACAACGATAAAATGCATGAGATTCATATTACAGAGGGCTTGGTGAATGATAAAGAAAAGTTACCTGCTGAATTTACATCTCCATTACAACAATAA
- a CDS encoding MFS transporter, which translates to MNKQIDNSNNPVFPIMIAIAIAHLINDTMQSVIPAMFPILKSELGLTFTQIGLISFVLNMFASALQPVVGYVSDKKPMPYALPIGMISSFIGIAILAFTTQYWVIIIAVLFLGFGSAIFHPEGSRVSFMAAGSKRGLSQSIYQVGGNSGQALAPLISAYILDIFGQRGAAFVLVATTIGILLLSKIASWYKKQLEQERLSKKKRTLVSSLPPLTKKQVGIALTLLFTIIFARSFYTTNITSFYVFYLMDHYNVSLRLGQILIFTFMAFGVVGTFFGGSLSDRIGRKNVILLSVVVPMPFCLALPYVPLWTATIFLIIIGTLIMISFSVTVVYAQELVPTKIGTMAGLTTGFAFGMGAIGAIVIGVLMDHKGIDFTMLIVSLLPLLLLVAFFLPKDKPASAL; encoded by the coding sequence ATGAACAAACAAATAGATAATTCTAACAATCCTGTTTTTCCGATTATGATTGCTATTGCCATTGCCCATCTTATCAATGATACGATGCAATCTGTTATACCTGCGATGTTTCCGATTTTGAAAAGTGAGCTCGGTTTGACCTTTACGCAAATCGGGCTTATTTCGTTTGTATTAAACATGTTTGCCTCAGCTCTGCAACCAGTTGTAGGTTATGTCAGCGATAAGAAACCAATGCCATACGCATTGCCTATAGGTATGATTAGTTCATTTATAGGGATTGCCATTTTAGCTTTCACAACGCAGTACTGGGTAATTATTATAGCCGTATTATTTTTAGGCTTTGGTTCAGCGATATTTCATCCAGAAGGTTCACGAGTTTCATTTATGGCGGCAGGCTCTAAAAGAGGTCTTTCACAATCAATTTACCAAGTGGGTGGAAACTCTGGACAAGCGCTTGCGCCATTAATTAGTGCTTACATTTTGGACATTTTTGGACAGCGTGGAGCCGCTTTTGTGTTAGTCGCAACAACGATAGGAATTCTGTTGTTGAGCAAGATAGCCAGTTGGTATAAAAAGCAATTGGAGCAAGAACGTCTATCCAAGAAAAAACGTACTTTAGTGTCATCTTTGCCTCCACTGACAAAGAAACAAGTGGGAATCGCCTTAACATTATTATTTACTATTATTTTTGCACGATCATTTTATACAACGAATATAACAAGTTTTTATGTTTTTTATTTAATGGATCACTACAATGTTAGTTTGCGTCTTGGACAAATTTTAATTTTTACTTTTATGGCTTTTGGAGTTGTTGGCACATTTTTTGGGGGATCATTATCCGACCGTATTGGGAGAAAAAATGTAATTTTACTTTCTGTTGTTGTGCCAATGCCATTCTGTTTAGCATTGCCCTATGTACCATTATGGACAGCGACAATCTTTTTAATTATTATCGGCACATTAATTATGATTAGCTTCTCTGTAACAGTTGTTTATGCACAAGAACTTGTGCCAACTAAAATTGGAACAATGGCGGGATTAACGACTGGCTTTGCGTTTGGTATGGGGGCAATTGGAGCAATTGTCATTGGAGTATTAATGGACCATAAAGGGATTGATTTCACGATGTTAATCGTTTCATTATTGCCCTTGTTATTATTAGTAGCATTTTTCTTACCGAAAGATAAACCTGCATCTGCTTTGTAA
- a CDS encoding DUF421 domain-containing protein translates to MTYDEFFHANVWEMVVRASLSFFALLIVTRLLGKKQLGQLTFFHYTTGITFGSIASEIAAQSETPFLEGLIALIWWSVLTYLMTVVTIKSKKARVLIDDKPTILIQNGLILESGLKKNRLHMDELTMMLREQSVFSVQDVQYALLETTGNLSILLKPTEQPSTKQDIKADVTPPTYLPTEVISDGQLIKENIVELELTEDWVMKKLKKQNVQSYEDVYFAQVQTNGSLYISLKDKARRSSP, encoded by the coding sequence ATGACATATGATGAATTTTTTCACGCGAATGTTTGGGAAATGGTTGTGAGGGCTTCCCTTTCCTTTTTTGCACTACTCATTGTTACACGATTGCTAGGCAAAAAACAGCTAGGTCAGCTTACATTTTTCCACTATACAACAGGTATCACATTTGGGTCCATCGCTTCAGAAATTGCGGCACAATCTGAGACACCATTTTTAGAAGGACTTATTGCGCTAATTTGGTGGAGCGTTTTGACGTATCTCATGACCGTTGTAACCATTAAATCTAAAAAAGCACGTGTGCTAATTGACGATAAGCCTACTATCCTTATTCAGAATGGCCTTATTTTAGAGTCGGGATTAAAGAAAAATCGCTTGCATATGGATGAGTTAACGATGATGTTACGAGAACAATCTGTATTTTCCGTTCAAGATGTCCAATATGCCCTATTAGAAACAACAGGTAATTTAAGCATATTGCTGAAGCCAACAGAACAGCCTTCAACAAAACAAGATATAAAAGCCGATGTCACACCACCAACTTATTTACCAACAGAAGTAATTTCCGATGGACAGCTTATTAAAGAAAATATTGTAGAACTTGAGTTGACTGAAGATTGGGTAATGAAAAAGCTGAAAAAACAAAATGTCCAATCCTATGAAGATGTTTATTTTGCACAAGTTCAAACGAATGGTTCCTTATACATTAGCCTGAAAGATAAAGCAAGACGATCAAGCCCTTAA
- a CDS encoding CBS domain-containing protein — MTIQNSDRFLTAFNRIDHRLRDIIGAKDFMPFYRLVDQAKKKDVLVRKYEDDLRSYADLRNAIVHHRTSMEYVIAEPHVDVVERIEYMDATLAKPTLVGQMFRKRVLVFQENDSLKHVLKVIRQRKFTQFPVYNKAQFKGLVTTVGITNWLASVMGGNHVPKQVPTLHDILLHEKNRVNYKFVSRYITIYEAEEIFKQGVERGKRFEALLITEHGRSHQKLIGIITPLDIMKIE, encoded by the coding sequence TTGACTATACAAAATTCCGATCGCTTTCTCACAGCCTTTAATCGAATTGACCATCGGCTAAGAGATATTATTGGTGCGAAAGACTTTATGCCTTTTTATCGGCTCGTGGATCAGGCGAAAAAAAAGGATGTTTTAGTACGTAAATATGAGGATGATTTGCGCTCCTATGCAGATTTACGCAATGCAATCGTCCATCATCGTACATCTATGGAGTATGTAATAGCAGAACCTCACGTAGATGTAGTAGAGCGCATTGAATATATGGATGCGACGCTTGCTAAGCCCACTCTAGTAGGACAAATGTTTCGAAAAAGGGTGCTTGTATTCCAAGAAAACGATTCCTTAAAGCATGTATTAAAAGTTATTCGTCAACGGAAGTTTACACAGTTTCCTGTATATAATAAAGCCCAATTTAAAGGTCTTGTCACGACTGTGGGTATTACAAATTGGCTTGCATCAGTAATGGGAGGTAACCATGTGCCAAAACAAGTTCCCACATTGCATGATATATTATTGCACGAAAAAAATAGAGTGAATTACAAATTTGTGAGTAGATACATAACGATTTATGAAGCAGAAGAAATATTTAAACAAGGTGTGGAAAGAGGAAAACGTTTTGAGGCGTTATTGATTACGGAGCATGGGAGATCACACCAAAAGTTGATTGGCATAATTACACCATTAGATATTATGAAAATAGAATAG
- a CDS encoding ABC transporter permease: MSGITVLLQKEYREAWRSRKFLWIPLVFAFLGMSEPLANYYMKDILDAVGNMPEGFEMLMPELVPADLILSTISQFQLIGLLVLMASFVGSISKERSNGLATLLYVRPISFGAFFMSKFLVISTVGLVSIVAGFTASVYYTVVLYGTFEVGTLIASVCTYFIWVLFVLAITLMMSAMFKTVVATTCAFILIFGGQIIDGLVGTFWTISPWKLPLYGVELIRGTMEMSNYWWSLSITIVLIIICICLGVFSMKKNASMAKI, from the coding sequence ATGAGTGGAATTACCGTACTACTTCAAAAAGAATATCGTGAAGCGTGGCGTAGTAGAAAGTTTTTATGGATTCCACTTGTTTTTGCATTTTTAGGGATGAGTGAACCGCTAGCCAATTATTATATGAAGGATATACTAGATGCTGTAGGCAATATGCCTGAAGGTTTTGAAATGTTGATGCCAGAATTAGTACCAGCAGATTTAATATTATCTACAATAAGTCAGTTTCAATTAATAGGCTTACTCGTGCTTATGGCTTCTTTTGTAGGCTCTATTAGCAAGGAACGCTCAAATGGTTTGGCAACTCTATTGTATGTACGACCTATTTCATTTGGAGCCTTTTTTATGAGTAAGTTTTTAGTTATCAGTACAGTAGGCTTAGTAAGTATCGTAGCAGGATTTACGGCAAGTGTTTATTACACAGTTGTGTTGTATGGAACATTTGAGGTAGGGACTCTTATAGCAAGTGTTTGCACGTATTTTATATGGGTGTTATTTGTTTTAGCAATAACACTGATGATGAGTGCGATGTTTAAAACAGTAGTAGCAACAACATGCGCCTTTATTTTAATTTTTGGAGGTCAAATTATTGATGGGCTTGTAGGTACATTTTGGACAATTTCTCCGTGGAAGTTACCACTATATGGCGTTGAGCTAATTCGTGGAACGATGGAGATGTCTAATTATTGGTGGAGCCTATCGATAACAATAGTTCTTATAATTATTTGTATTTGTTTAGGTGTCTTTTCTATGAAAAAGAATGCATCGATGGCGAAAATATAA
- a CDS encoding ABC transporter ATP-binding protein, translating into MTTILQVTGLTKRFAEKTVVDAIDFTLEEHTSTALIGPNGAGKTTTLSMLTGLLKPSLGSVKMLGGDLRSNIGFLPQYPQFQPWLSALEFTEMAARLSGVPTKKAKQEAQKTLEFVGLGNDLHKKIATFSGGMKQRLGISQAIVHKPKLLLLDEPVSALDPVGRREVLDLLKGLQQETTILYSTHILNDAEEMTDQLLFLRNGQLVEQGTLLEVRQRFDEPAYVVEFSTVEEAQHFMSHSTFKCTVNGCYVYVAMQNEEPSMQQVLERLTAYPYLVRNVARQTATLEEIFMKVAKRA; encoded by the coding sequence ATGACCACAATACTACAAGTAACGGGTTTGACGAAGCGTTTTGCTGAAAAAACAGTAGTAGATGCCATTGATTTTACGTTAGAAGAGCATACATCAACAGCGTTAATTGGACCAAATGGTGCAGGGAAGACAACGACCTTATCGATGTTAACAGGCTTATTAAAGCCATCTTTAGGTAGTGTTAAAATGTTGGGCGGAGATTTGCGATCAAATATTGGGTTTTTACCTCAATATCCACAGTTTCAGCCTTGGCTAAGTGCGCTAGAGTTTACTGAAATGGCGGCGAGGTTAAGTGGTGTTCCTACAAAAAAGGCAAAACAAGAAGCTCAAAAAACATTAGAATTTGTAGGCCTAGGAAATGACCTTCATAAAAAGATTGCGACGTTTTCAGGCGGTATGAAGCAACGTCTAGGTATTTCCCAGGCAATTGTTCATAAGCCTAAATTACTGCTGCTAGATGAACCTGTCTCTGCTTTAGATCCTGTTGGTCGTAGAGAAGTGCTCGATTTATTAAAAGGTTTACAGCAGGAAACGACAATCTTATATTCAACACATATTTTGAATGATGCTGAGGAAATGACTGACCAGCTATTATTTTTGCGTAATGGTCAACTTGTGGAACAGGGAACATTACTTGAAGTGCGCCAACGTTTTGATGAGCCAGCGTATGTCGTTGAATTTAGTACAGTGGAAGAAGCACAGCATTTTATGAGTCACTCTACATTTAAGTGTACAGTTAACGGTTGCTATGTATACGTAGCGATGCAAAATGAAGAACCGAGCATGCAACAAGTACTTGAACGCCTTACTGCTTATCCCTATTTAGTGCGAAACGTAGCACGTCAAACGGCGACGCTTGAGGAAATTTTCATGAAGGTGGCGAAAAGAGCATGA
- a CDS encoding PLDc N-terminal domain-containing protein — MEELAKIPWAVIAPIIGVQIILMIIALIDLRKIHATNGPKILWVFIILFINLLGPVAYFIAGRKQS; from the coding sequence ATGGAGGAGTTAGCTAAAATCCCTTGGGCGGTTATAGCGCCAATAATCGGGGTGCAAATTATTTTAATGATTATTGCTTTAATTGATCTTCGAAAAATTCATGCAACGAATGGACCGAAAATTTTATGGGTATTTATTATATTATTTATTAATCTACTTGGACCTGTTGCTTACTTTATCGCGGGGAGAAAACAATCATGA
- a CDS encoding protein-tyrosine phosphatase family protein has translation MMEKNYDVLVKDRLFFGGAQDAQAAYINEKVDVVIDVRVNGLTTQEQQAANYNYNHMPIADEEVEVAQSIEKVAKKIVSAYESGQKVYFHCGSGGGRAGVAATAVLMELGLSKSLESAQLAVKKARPQVTIRPNMATALKKLYEK, from the coding sequence ATGATGGAAAAAAACTATGATGTGTTAGTAAAAGATCGATTATTTTTTGGCGGTGCGCAAGATGCACAGGCTGCTTATATCAATGAGAAGGTAGATGTTGTAATTGATGTTCGAGTAAATGGTTTAACAACACAAGAACAGCAAGCAGCGAACTATAATTACAACCATATGCCTATCGCTGATGAAGAAGTAGAAGTAGCTCAGTCTATTGAAAAGGTTGCGAAAAAAATAGTCTCTGCTTATGAATCAGGACAGAAGGTTTATTTCCACTGTGGAAGTGGCGGTGGACGAGCTGGTGTAGCAGCAACTGCTGTGTTAATGGAACTGGGCTTATCAAAATCGCTTGAGTCAGCACAATTAGCCGTTAAAAAGGCACGCCCACAAGTAACGATACGTCCAAATATGGCAACTGCTTTAAAAAAGTTATATGAAAAATAA
- a CDS encoding carbohydrate kinase family protein has translation MTKEDKDFILVYGDAFIDYIADDVTNRSFTKYMGGATVNVAAGISRIGAPSALITITGDDEGSQFVRDGLAQEGVNLDFAVFDPAKRVSGVYVHLTEACERIFKDYVDETPDLQVEATQLDEAAFKHASALIVCSGTMFHPTALATTRAAVEKAKEKGAIIAMDANIRPLRWSSEEVCRETITSFFENVDILKVTDDELFFLTETTNLEDGIEQLNSFLVPIILVTVGEEGTYAVLNGEVIHVPTEKVVPVDTTGAGDAFMAGVLRDVHYNGLPTTVEELVRCVSFGNRLGALAATKAGALTALPYYEDIKHLLEK, from the coding sequence ATGACAAAGGAAGATAAGGATTTTATTTTAGTCTATGGAGATGCTTTTATTGACTATATTGCTGATGATGTAACGAATAGATCTTTTACTAAATATATGGGTGGCGCAACGGTAAATGTTGCTGCTGGCATTAGCCGTATTGGTGCTCCATCTGCACTTATTACTATTACTGGTGATGACGAAGGTTCGCAATTTGTTCGCGATGGTCTTGCACAAGAAGGTGTTAACCTTGATTTTGCAGTATTTGATCCTGCAAAACGTGTAAGTGGAGTTTATGTGCATTTAACAGAAGCTTGTGAGCGAATTTTCAAAGATTATGTCGATGAGACGCCAGATTTACAAGTTGAAGCTACACAATTAGATGAGGCTGCCTTTAAACATGCTTCTGCATTAATTGTGTGCTCAGGTACAATGTTTCATCCAACTGCATTAGCAACTACGAGAGCCGCTGTCGAAAAGGCAAAGGAAAAAGGTGCTATTATTGCAATGGATGCTAATATTCGCCCATTACGTTGGAGCAGCGAAGAAGTTTGTAGGGAAACCATTACTTCATTTTTTGAAAATGTAGATATTTTGAAAGTAACAGATGATGAATTATTTTTCTTAACGGAGACAACTAATTTAGAAGATGGCATTGAGCAGCTAAACAGTTTCTTAGTACCGATTATTTTAGTAACAGTTGGCGAAGAGGGGACATATGCCGTATTAAACGGTGAAGTTATTCACGTACCAACAGAAAAAGTTGTCCCAGTAGATACTACGGGTGCGGGAGATGCATTTATGGCGGGTGTATTACGCGATGTCCATTACAACGGTTTACCGACAACTGTAGAAGAGCTTGTACGCTGTGTGAGCTTTGGCAATCGACTAGGTGCCCTTGCAGCGACGAAGGCAGGAGCACTAACAGCGCTACCTTATTATGAAGATATTAAACATTTATTAGAGAAATAA
- a CDS encoding GNAT family N-acetyltransferase, with protein sequence MSIIIRQAQPQDAQSVVPLIIDAIGDIANRLTGEQTASKIEEELTVLFKREDNRHSYLNTFVAVEGEQILGTLVYYNGEQAIQMDANLVKWLEEKNAPSITIDKEAHEDEYYIDTVCVAPEARGKGIGTMLIQFAIEQTQERGFTKLSLNVETQKEDARRLYERMGFVITEPWSIIDEPFHHMVKQI encoded by the coding sequence ATGAGTATTATAATTCGACAAGCGCAACCTCAGGATGCTCAATCCGTTGTGCCACTAATTATTGATGCGATTGGTGATATTGCCAACCGTTTAACAGGAGAACAAACAGCTTCAAAGATTGAAGAGGAACTGACAGTGCTTTTCAAGCGTGAAGATAACAGACATTCTTATTTAAATACTTTTGTGGCGGTTGAAGGTGAGCAAATATTAGGTACACTTGTTTACTACAATGGTGAACAAGCCATTCAAATGGATGCCAATCTCGTAAAATGGCTTGAAGAAAAAAATGCCCCTTCTATTACTATCGATAAAGAGGCTCATGAGGATGAATACTATATCGATACAGTTTGTGTAGCGCCAGAGGCTCGTGGTAAAGGAATCGGTACAATGTTAATTCAATTCGCTATCGAGCAAACACAAGAACGAGGCTTTACAAAATTATCATTAAATGTAGAAACACAAAAAGAAGATGCTCGTCGCTTATATGAACGTATGGGCTTTGTTATTACTGAACCATGGTCTATCATAGACGAACCATTTCATCATATGGTGAAACAGATTTAG
- a CDS encoding EamA family transporter: MKTNLIYPLLIVIASSSYGILSTIVKVAMQHGFTSSEAVSSQYIIGFMLVATIFIITQRQLPKLSKNGLLILVSAGIFTGITGIVYGESLKYLPASLAVVMLFQFTWIGLLLDCVFHKRLPSRPEVISIIVLFAGTILAAGVLNVDLSGIAIQGWLFGLAAAFTFACFIQFNSRPVEGITTTSRVLIVSFVALIMISIFLNPEIAWNGKLFTEGLWKFGLALGLFGIILPIYLFSIAVPKVGGALASILSAIELPVAVTVSVIVLHESLTLLQIVGIILVILGMLLPTMLANRKITAP; this comes from the coding sequence ATGAAAACGAATTTAATTTACCCTCTATTGATCGTCATCGCTTCTAGTAGCTATGGCATTTTATCAACAATTGTCAAAGTTGCTATGCAGCATGGCTTTACATCATCAGAGGCGGTATCAAGCCAGTATATTATTGGCTTTATGCTAGTTGCAACAATCTTTATCATAACGCAAAGACAACTACCGAAACTTTCAAAGAATGGCTTACTTATTTTAGTCAGTGCAGGGATTTTCACAGGTATTACTGGTATTGTCTACGGAGAATCATTAAAATATCTACCTGCCTCTCTTGCCGTCGTGATGCTCTTTCAATTCACATGGATTGGTTTATTGTTAGACTGCGTTTTCCATAAACGACTGCCAAGTAGACCAGAAGTAATTTCAATTATTGTTTTATTTGCAGGCACTATTTTGGCTGCAGGTGTATTGAATGTCGATTTAAGCGGTATTGCAATACAAGGTTGGCTATTTGGGTTAGCTGCTGCATTTACCTTTGCATGCTTTATCCAATTTAATTCTCGCCCCGTTGAAGGCATTACAACGACATCAAGGGTTCTAATTGTTTCCTTTGTTGCTCTTATTATGATCAGCATTTTCCTAAACCCTGAAATTGCATGGAACGGCAAATTATTCACTGAAGGGCTATGGAAATTCGGACTAGCACTTGGACTTTTCGGTATTATTTTACCGATTTATTTATTTTCAATTGCAGTACCAAAAGTTGGTGGTGCACTTGCTTCAATTTTAAGCGCCATTGAACTCCCTGTTGCTGTAACGGTTTCCGTTATTGTACTGCATGAATCACTTACATTATTACAAATAGTTGGCATCATACTCGTAATACTGGGCATGTTGCTTCCTACTATGCTTGCTAATCGCAAAATTACAGCTCCTTAA